The proteins below are encoded in one region of Streptomyces sp. NBC_00490:
- a CDS encoding thioredoxin family protein, translated as MIDVTDADFATEVIGSEMPVLVEFTADWCPPCRQMGPVLRALAAEEADRFKVVQLNVDHNPLTTNAYKVLSMPTFMVFRGGEPVKSMVGARPKRRLLEELADVV; from the coding sequence GTGATCGATGTGACGGACGCGGATTTCGCGACGGAAGTGATCGGGTCGGAGATGCCGGTGCTCGTGGAGTTCACGGCCGATTGGTGCCCGCCGTGCAGACAGATGGGGCCCGTGCTGCGCGCCCTCGCCGCCGAGGAGGCCGACCGGTTCAAGGTGGTGCAGTTGAACGTGGACCACAATCCGCTGACCACGAACGCCTACAAAGTCCTCTCGATGCCCACGTTCATGGTCTTCCGCGGCGGTGAGCCGGTGAAGTCCATGGTGGGAGCCAGGCCCAAGCGCCGGCTGCTGGAGGAACTGGCCGACGTCGTCTGA
- a CDS encoding HelD family protein codes for MRGEQEFIDTLYARVDALRGHTEAGVTDALAQGNTPMQARLERDILVAERSGLLAALNAVDGSLCFGRIDLTSGTSHHVGRIGLRRDDAERTPMLIDWRAAVARPFYLATGHTPMGLRRRRHITTEGREVTALHDEILDLGDATRTGHEDPTGDAVLLAALDAARTGRMHDIVQTIQAEQDEIIRAPHRGVLVVEGGPGTGKTAVALHRAAYLLYEYRELLAKRAVLIVGPNPAFLGYIGEVLPSLGETGVLLATVGELFPGVKAKATDTREAAAVKGNAAMADVLAAAVRDWQSLPDPVIAIEHEREILMLDDDLVRVARERTREAGLPHNVAREHFEGHILNTLTELYAERVGTDPYDGTNLLDPSDVTQIRDEIAENREVWAAIDQLWPRLTPQRLVADFLADPVGYLPDEDAAAIRRPVTRAWTVADVPLLDEAAELLGVDERLARARAERERETQVAYAQGVLDVSYASRTYEFEDIDDEESEVLSAHDIIDAERFAERQEEDDHRSAAERAAADRTWAFGHIIVDEAQELSPMAWRLLMRRSPTRSMTLVGDPAQTAEAAGVGSWQKILEPYVEDRWDHTRLGVNYRTPAEIMELAAAVVRAENPDFEPPSSIRSTGVRPWVRATDDLPGAVAKAVEELTPAEGRLAVIAPRHLHARLAAHLDGVTAGAEPDLTRTVVLLDPRQSKGLEFDSVLVVEPGLYGTSDLYVALTRATQRLGVLHTGRLPKALAG; via the coding sequence ATTCGCGGTGAGCAGGAATTCATCGACACCCTGTACGCGCGCGTGGACGCCCTGCGCGGTCACACCGAGGCCGGTGTCACCGACGCGCTCGCCCAGGGCAACACGCCCATGCAGGCCCGCCTGGAGCGGGACATCCTCGTCGCCGAGCGCTCGGGGCTGCTCGCCGCGCTCAACGCGGTGGACGGTTCGCTGTGCTTCGGCCGGATCGATCTGACGTCCGGCACCAGTCACCACGTCGGCCGGATCGGTCTGCGCAGGGACGACGCCGAGCGCACACCGATGCTGATCGACTGGCGGGCCGCCGTGGCCCGGCCGTTCTACCTGGCCACCGGCCACACCCCGATGGGGCTGCGGCGGCGCCGGCACATCACCACCGAGGGCCGTGAGGTCACCGCCCTGCACGACGAGATCCTCGATCTGGGCGACGCGACCCGCACCGGCCACGAGGACCCGACCGGCGACGCCGTCCTGCTGGCCGCGCTCGACGCCGCCCGCACCGGCCGGATGCACGACATCGTGCAGACCATCCAGGCCGAGCAGGACGAGATCATCCGGGCACCGCACCGCGGGGTGCTGGTGGTCGAGGGCGGCCCCGGCACCGGCAAGACCGCCGTCGCCCTGCACCGGGCCGCGTATCTCCTGTACGAATACCGTGAGTTGCTGGCCAAGCGCGCCGTTCTGATCGTCGGCCCCAACCCCGCCTTCCTCGGCTACATCGGCGAGGTGCTGCCCTCGCTGGGCGAGACGGGCGTCCTCCTCGCGACGGTCGGAGAACTGTTCCCCGGCGTGAAGGCGAAGGCGACCGACACCCGCGAGGCGGCCGCGGTGAAGGGGAACGCCGCGATGGCGGACGTCCTCGCCGCAGCCGTCCGCGACTGGCAGTCACTGCCCGACCCGGTGATCGCGATCGAGCACGAGCGCGAGATCCTCATGCTCGACGACGACCTCGTGCGGGTCGCCCGCGAGCGCACCCGCGAGGCCGGACTGCCGCACAACGTCGCCCGTGAGCACTTCGAGGGCCACATCCTCAACACGCTCACCGAGCTGTACGCCGAGCGCGTCGGCACCGACCCGTACGACGGCACGAACCTCCTCGACCCGAGCGATGTCACACAGATCCGCGACGAGATCGCCGAGAACCGTGAAGTGTGGGCGGCCATCGACCAGTTGTGGCCCCGCCTGACGCCACAGCGTCTGGTCGCGGACTTCCTCGCCGACCCGGTGGGCTACCTCCCCGACGAGGACGCGGCCGCGATCCGCCGCCCGGTGACCCGGGCCTGGACCGTGGCGGACGTACCCCTCCTCGACGAGGCGGCCGAACTGCTCGGCGTGGACGAACGGCTGGCGCGGGCCCGGGCCGAGCGCGAGCGGGAGACCCAGGTCGCCTACGCACAGGGCGTGCTGGACGTCTCCTACGCCTCCCGGACCTATGAGTTCGAGGACATCGACGACGAGGAGTCCGAGGTGCTGTCCGCGCACGACATCATCGACGCCGAACGGTTCGCCGAGCGGCAGGAGGAGGACGACCACCGCAGCGCCGCCGAACGCGCGGCCGCCGACCGGACCTGGGCCTTCGGACACATCATCGTCGACGAGGCGCAGGAGCTGTCGCCGATGGCCTGGCGGCTGCTCATGCGACGCAGCCCGACCCGCTCGATGACCCTGGTCGGCGACCCCGCGCAGACCGCGGAGGCGGCGGGCGTCGGCTCCTGGCAGAAGATCCTCGAACCGTATGTCGAGGACCGCTGGGACCACACCCGCCTGGGCGTCAACTACCGCACACCCGCCGAGATCATGGAGCTGGCGGCAGCCGTCGTACGGGCGGAGAACCCGGACTTCGAACCGCCGAGCTCGATCCGTTCGACGGGGGTACGGCCCTGGGTCCGCGCCACCGACGACCTCCCCGGCGCCGTGGCCAAGGCGGTCGAGGAGCTGACCCCCGCCGAGGGCCGGCTCGCGGTCATCGCCCCGCGCCATCTGCACGCCAGGCTGGCGGCGCACCTGGACGGGGTGACGGCGGGCGCCGAACCCGACCTCACCCGGACCGTCGTCCTCCTCGACCCGCGGCAGTCCAAGGGCCTCGAATTCGACTCCGTGCTGGTGGTCGAGCCGGGGCTGTACGGCACGAGCGATCTGTACGTGGCCCTGACCCGCGCCACCCAGCGGCTGGGGGTGCTGCACACCGGGCGGCTGCCGAAGGCGCTGGCCGGTTAG
- a CDS encoding Lrp/AsnC family transcriptional regulator: MGVRSVAPKEPRPLRAAAEETSVAFDAVDRQILELLQSDGRIKLSELGRRVRLSPAAVTERVRRLETAGVISGYGAHVAPARLGYGIQAFIRVNPHGGYTLKHPRTLELIGRPEITEVHHVVGEDCWILKVAVRDTVHLEEVLEAVSALGRTTTSIVLTSPVERKPLLP, encoded by the coding sequence ATGGGAGTTCGGTCCGTGGCACCGAAAGAACCTCGGCCGCTGCGAGCTGCCGCCGAGGAAACCTCGGTGGCCTTCGACGCGGTGGACCGGCAGATCCTGGAGCTCCTCCAGAGCGACGGCCGGATCAAGCTGAGCGAGCTGGGGCGCCGGGTGCGGCTGAGTCCGGCGGCGGTCACCGAGCGGGTGCGGCGGCTGGAGACGGCGGGTGTGATCAGCGGCTACGGCGCCCATGTCGCGCCGGCCCGGCTCGGCTACGGCATCCAGGCGTTCATCCGGGTCAACCCGCACGGCGGCTACACGCTGAAGCATCCGAGGACCCTGGAGCTGATCGGGCGCCCCGAGATCACCGAGGTGCACCACGTGGTCGGCGAGGACTGCTGGATCCTCAAGGTCGCCGTCCGCGACACGGTCCACCTGGAGGAGGTTCTCGAAGCGGTCTCCGCGCTGGGCCGCACGACGACCTCGATCGTGCTCACCTCTCCCGTGGAGCGCAAACCCCTGTTGCCTTGA
- the glgB gene encoding 1,4-alpha-glucan branching enzyme: MTPRPPSSDSDPKKSVKKAAEKAVTKKAAAKETPAVKKAAAQKATAKKAPAEKAPARPEPVVPAASPALDAHDRDRLLSATHHDPHGVLGAHPIPGGIAFRVFKPYALSVTVLAGTLRAELHDDGDGFFSGLVPLQEVPAYRLLVTYEGSVQETEDAYRFLPALGDLDLHLIGEGRHEQLWRALGAEPMTHQGVTGTRFTVWAPNARGVSVAGTFNFWDGTGYPMRSLGSTGIWELFVPGVGEGELYKFAITRQDGSKTLRADPMARRTEVPPNTSSIVHASHHEWHDDVWLEGRADTPAHEAPFSVYEVHLASWRPGLTYRQLAEQLPAYVKDLGFTHVELMPVAEHPFGGSWGYQVTGFYAPTARLGTPDDFKYLVDAFHQAGIGVLMDWVPAHFPRDDWALAEFDGRPLYEHEDPLRSAHPDWGTLEFDFGRREVRNFLVANAVYWCEEFHIDGLRVDAVASMLYLDYSREPGQWVPNEHGGRENLDAVAFLQEMNATVYRRVPGVVTIAEESTAWDGVTRATHHIGPGGFGGLGFGLKWNMGWMHDSLGYVQHEPVHRKYHHHEMTFSMVYAYSENYVLPISHDEVVHGKRSLVSKMPGDWWQQRATDRAYLAFMWAHPGKQLLFMGQEFAQGAEWSEAHGPDWWLLDPGYGAEADHRGVRDLVRDLNIVYRHTPALWQLDTSPDGFEWIVGDASEDNVFAFLRLDAEGNPLLAVSNFSPVVRHDYRLGVPDSVPAWHETLNTDVGKYGGGDVTNPDVIKPEATAWHGRPASITLSLPPLATVWLRPE; this comes from the coding sequence GTGACCCCGCGCCCCCCGTCCAGCGATTCGGATCCGAAGAAGTCGGTCAAGAAGGCCGCGGAGAAGGCGGTCACCAAGAAGGCCGCCGCGAAGGAGACTCCGGCGGTGAAGAAGGCCGCCGCCCAGAAGGCCACGGCGAAGAAGGCGCCCGCCGAGAAGGCGCCGGCGCGGCCCGAGCCCGTCGTGCCGGCCGCCTCTCCCGCCCTCGACGCCCACGACCGCGACCGTCTGCTCTCCGCCACCCACCACGACCCGCACGGCGTCCTGGGCGCCCATCCGATACCCGGCGGCATAGCCTTCCGCGTCTTCAAGCCGTACGCGCTCTCCGTCACGGTCCTCGCCGGAACCCTGCGGGCGGAGCTGCACGACGACGGCGACGGGTTCTTCTCGGGCCTCGTGCCGCTGCAGGAGGTCCCCGCCTACCGGCTGCTCGTGACGTACGAGGGCAGCGTCCAGGAGACGGAGGACGCGTACCGTTTCCTGCCCGCGCTGGGCGATCTGGACCTGCATCTGATCGGCGAGGGCCGGCACGAGCAGCTGTGGCGGGCGCTCGGCGCCGAGCCGATGACCCACCAGGGCGTGACCGGCACCCGCTTCACGGTGTGGGCGCCGAACGCGCGCGGGGTGAGTGTGGCCGGCACCTTCAACTTCTGGGACGGCACGGGGTATCCGATGCGCTCCCTCGGTTCGACCGGTATCTGGGAGCTGTTCGTGCCCGGCGTCGGCGAGGGCGAGCTGTACAAGTTCGCGATCACCCGGCAGGACGGTTCGAAGACCCTGCGGGCCGACCCGATGGCCCGCAGGACCGAGGTCCCGCCCAACACCTCGTCGATCGTGCACGCCTCGCATCACGAGTGGCACGACGACGTGTGGCTGGAGGGGCGCGCGGACACCCCGGCGCACGAGGCTCCGTTCTCGGTGTACGAGGTCCATCTGGCGTCCTGGCGACCGGGACTGACGTACCGTCAACTCGCCGAGCAGCTCCCGGCGTACGTCAAGGACCTCGGTTTCACCCATGTCGAGCTCATGCCGGTCGCCGAGCATCCCTTCGGCGGCTCCTGGGGCTATCAGGTCACCGGCTTCTACGCCCCGACGGCCCGGCTGGGCACGCCCGACGACTTCAAGTACCTGGTGGACGCCTTCCACCAGGCGGGCATCGGCGTGCTGATGGACTGGGTGCCGGCCCACTTCCCGCGCGACGACTGGGCGCTGGCCGAGTTCGACGGGCGGCCCCTGTACGAGCACGAGGACCCGCTCCGCTCCGCGCATCCCGACTGGGGCACCCTGGAGTTCGACTTCGGCCGCCGTGAGGTGCGCAACTTCCTGGTCGCCAACGCCGTGTACTGGTGCGAGGAGTTCCACATCGACGGGCTGCGGGTGGACGCGGTCGCCTCGATGCTCTACCTCGACTACTCGCGCGAGCCCGGCCAGTGGGTGCCGAACGAGCACGGCGGCCGGGAGAACCTGGACGCGGTGGCGTTCCTCCAGGAGATGAACGCCACGGTCTACCGGCGGGTGCCGGGCGTGGTGACCATCGCCGAGGAGTCGACGGCCTGGGACGGCGTCACCCGTGCCACCCACCACATCGGCCCCGGCGGCTTCGGTGGTCTGGGCTTCGGTCTGAAGTGGAACATGGGCTGGATGCACGACTCCCTGGGCTACGTCCAGCACGAGCCGGTGCACCGCAAGTACCACCACCACGAGATGACCTTCTCCATGGTGTACGCCTACAGCGAGAACTACGTCCTGCCGATCTCCCACGACGAGGTCGTCCACGGCAAACGCTCCCTGGTGTCGAAGATGCCCGGCGACTGGTGGCAGCAGCGCGCCACCGACCGCGCCTACCTCGCCTTCATGTGGGCCCACCCCGGCAAACAACTCCTCTTCATGGGCCAGGAGTTCGCCCAGGGCGCCGAGTGGTCCGAGGCGCACGGCCCGGACTGGTGGCTCCTCGACCCCGGCTACGGCGCGGAAGCGGACCACCGCGGGGTCCGGGACCTGGTCCGCGACCTCAACATCGTCTACCGCCACACCCCGGCCCTGTGGCAGCTGGACACGAGCCCCGACGGCTTCGAGTGGATCGTGGGAGACGCCTCCGAGGACAACGTCTTCGCCTTCCTGCGCCTGGACGCCGAAGGAAACCCCCTCCTCGCCGTCTCCAACTTCTCCCCCGTCGTCCGCCACGACTACCGCCTCGGCGTGCCCGACTCCGTCCCCGCCTGGCACGAGACCCTCAACACCGACGTCGGCAAGTACGGCGGCGGAGACGTGACCAACCCGGACGTCATCAAGCCGGAGGCGACCGCCTGGCACGGCCGTCCGGCCAGCATCACGCTCTCGCTGCCGCCGCTGGCCACGGTGTGGCTACGGCCCGAGTAG
- a CDS encoding NAD-dependent epimerase/dehydratase family protein — MEKAREILVIGGNRYFGKRLIARLLAAGHRVTVLNRGSSPPPPGATHLVADRNDETSLTDALGPRVFDVVVDQVCYTPRQAEIARRVFAGRTGRYVMTSTVEVYEYEDSIALVREDAVDPLTVTVDTELPWEDPTFLETHYGEGKRQAEAVFAAAPDFPYAAVRVAHVLGGDDDFTGRLDHYASRIRAGEPIAVPFSNQPATYIHVEEIADFLAWAAGEEFTGPVNAASHGLLTTVELCEAVTAHLPRGKVVLQLVEVGEVSPFSFSRSYGMDNSRAARLGFAFGDVRQWLPTAITETLGKDGD, encoded by the coding sequence ATGGAAAAGGCACGGGAGATACTGGTCATCGGCGGCAACCGCTATTTCGGCAAGCGCCTCATCGCACGGCTGCTGGCCGCCGGACACCGCGTGACCGTACTCAATCGGGGATCCTCGCCGCCACCACCGGGCGCGACCCATCTGGTCGCCGACCGCAACGACGAGACGTCCCTGACGGACGCCCTCGGTCCACGCGTGTTCGACGTCGTCGTCGACCAGGTCTGCTACACCCCGCGGCAGGCGGAGATCGCCCGCCGGGTCTTCGCGGGGCGCACCGGACGCTATGTGATGACGTCGACGGTCGAGGTGTACGAGTACGAGGACTCCATCGCCCTCGTACGGGAGGACGCCGTCGATCCGCTGACGGTGACCGTCGACACCGAACTCCCCTGGGAGGACCCGACGTTCCTGGAGACCCACTACGGCGAGGGCAAGCGGCAGGCGGAGGCGGTGTTCGCGGCCGCCCCGGACTTCCCGTACGCGGCCGTCCGGGTGGCCCATGTGCTGGGCGGGGACGACGACTTCACCGGACGCCTCGACCACTACGCCTCCCGCATCCGCGCCGGCGAGCCGATCGCGGTGCCCTTCTCGAACCAGCCCGCCACCTACATCCACGTCGAGGAGATCGCCGACTTCCTGGCGTGGGCGGCCGGCGAGGAGTTCACGGGACCGGTCAACGCGGCCTCCCACGGACTGCTGACCACCGTGGAGCTGTGCGAGGCGGTGACCGCGCACCTGCCCCGGGGCAAGGTGGTGCTCCAGCTCGTCGAGGTCGGCGAGGTCTCGCCGTTCTCCTTCTCCCGCTCCTACGGCATGGACAACTCCCGCGCCGCACGGCTCGGTTTCGCCTTCGGCGACGTACGGCAGTGGCTGCCCACGGCGATCACCGAGACCCTCGGGAAGGACGGCGACTGA
- a CDS encoding MerR family transcriptional regulator: MRIGELAARAGTTTRTLRYYESRGLLPARRGDNGYRAYDESDLKLLRQIRTLQDFGFDLEETRPFVECLRSGHPEGDSCPASLAVYRRKLTELDELIGELQTVRAQIGVRLAAMAGDEPPLCELGGQEL, translated from the coding sequence ATGCGAATCGGCGAGCTGGCCGCACGGGCCGGGACCACGACGCGGACGCTGCGGTACTACGAGTCCCGTGGGCTGCTGCCCGCGCGGCGCGGCGACAACGGGTACCGGGCGTACGACGAGAGCGATCTGAAGCTGCTGCGGCAGATCAGGACGCTCCAGGACTTCGGGTTCGACCTGGAGGAGACGCGGCCGTTCGTGGAGTGCCTGCGGTCCGGGCATCCCGAGGGCGACTCGTGCCCCGCCTCGCTCGCCGTCTACCGGCGCAAGCTGACGGAGCTGGACGAGCTGATCGGCGAACTGCAGACCGTGCGGGCGCAGATCGGCGTACGGCTGGCGGCCATGGCCGGGGACGAACCACCGTTGTGCGAACTGGGAGGGCAGGAACTGTGA
- the treS gene encoding maltose alpha-D-glucosyltransferase: protein MIVNEPVQDTFEDTPAKDRDPDWFKRAVFYEVLVRSFQDSNGDGVGDLKGLTAKLDYLQWLGVDCLWLPPFFQSPLRDGGYDVSNYTAVLPEFGDLADFVEFVDSAHQRGMRVIIDFVMNHTSDQHPWFQESRNDPDGPYGDYYVWADDDKQYQDARIIFVDTEASNWTFDPVRKQYYWHRFFSHQPDLNYENPAVQEEIISALRFWLDLGIDGFRLDAVPYLYQQEGTNCENLPATHEFLKRVRKEIDAHYPDTVLLAEANQWPEDVVDYFGDYRSGGDECHMAFHFPVMPRIFMAVRRESRYPVSEILAKTPAIPSSCQWGIFLRNHDELTLEMVTDEERDYMWAEYAKDPRMRANIGIRRRLATLLDNDRNQIELFTALLLSLPGSPILYYGDEIGMGDNIWLGDRDAVRTPMQWTPDRNAGFSSCDPGRLYLPTIMDPVYGYQVTNVEASMSSPSSLLHWTRRMIEIRKQNPAFGLGSYTELQSSNPAVIAFLREYEDDLVLCVHNFSRFAQPTELDLSTFNGRHPVELFGGVRFPAIGDLPYLLTLAGHGFYWFRLRKEAL, encoded by the coding sequence ATGATCGTCAACGAGCCCGTCCAGGACACCTTCGAGGACACCCCCGCGAAGGACCGGGACCCCGACTGGTTCAAGCGTGCCGTCTTCTACGAAGTGCTGGTCCGCTCCTTCCAGGACAGCAACGGCGACGGCGTCGGCGACCTCAAGGGCCTCACCGCCAAACTCGACTACCTGCAATGGCTGGGTGTCGACTGCCTGTGGCTGCCGCCGTTCTTCCAGTCACCTCTGCGTGACGGCGGCTACGACGTCTCCAACTACACGGCCGTCCTGCCCGAGTTCGGCGACCTCGCCGACTTCGTGGAGTTCGTCGACTCCGCCCACCAGCGCGGCATGCGCGTCATCATCGACTTCGTCATGAACCACACCAGCGACCAGCACCCGTGGTTCCAGGAGTCCCGCAACGACCCCGACGGCCCCTACGGCGACTACTACGTCTGGGCCGACGACGACAAGCAGTACCAGGACGCCCGGATCATCTTCGTCGACACCGAGGCCTCCAACTGGACCTTCGACCCGGTCCGCAAGCAGTACTACTGGCACCGCTTCTTCTCCCACCAACCGGACCTCAACTACGAGAACCCGGCGGTCCAGGAGGAGATCATCTCCGCGCTGCGGTTCTGGCTGGACCTCGGCATCGACGGCTTCCGCCTCGACGCGGTGCCGTACCTCTACCAGCAAGAGGGCACCAACTGCGAAAACCTTCCGGCGACCCACGAGTTCCTCAAGCGGGTCCGCAAGGAGATCGACGCGCACTATCCGGACACGGTGCTGCTGGCGGAGGCCAACCAGTGGCCCGAGGACGTCGTCGACTACTTCGGCGACTACCGGTCCGGCGGCGACGAATGCCACATGGCCTTCCACTTCCCGGTCATGCCCCGCATCTTCATGGCGGTGCGCCGCGAATCGCGCTACCCGGTCTCGGAGATCCTCGCCAAGACCCCGGCGATCCCGTCGAGCTGCCAGTGGGGCATCTTCCTGCGCAACCACGACGAGCTCACCCTCGAGATGGTCACCGACGAAGAACGCGACTACATGTGGGCCGAATACGCCAAAGACCCCCGCATGCGCGCCAACATCGGTATCCGCCGCCGGCTCGCCACCCTGCTGGACAACGACCGCAACCAGATCGAGCTGTTCACCGCGCTGCTGCTGTCCCTGCCCGGCTCGCCGATCCTGTACTACGGCGACGAGATCGGCATGGGCGACAACATCTGGCTCGGCGACCGCGACGCGGTCCGCACCCCCATGCAGTGGACACCGGACCGCAACGCAGGTTTTTCGTCCTGTGACCCCGGGCGGCTGTACCTGCCCACCATCATGGACCCCGTCTACGGCTACCAGGTCACCAACGTCGAGGCGTCGATGTCGTCGCCCTCCTCGCTGCTGCACTGGACCCGCCGCATGATCGAGATCCGCAAGCAGAACCCCGCTTTCGGCCTCGGCTCCTACACCGAACTCCAGTCGTCCAACCCCGCCGTGATCGCGTTCCTGCGCGAGTACGAGGACGACCTGGTCCTGTGCGTGCACAACTTCTCCCGCTTCGCACAGCCGACGGAGCTGGACCTGAGCACGTTCAACGGACGGCACCCGGTCGAGTTGTTCGGCGGGGTGCGGTTCCCGGCCATCGGGGACCTGCCGTACTTGCTGACGCTGGCAGGGCACGGTTTCTACTGGTTCCGCCTCCGCAAGGAAGCGCTCTAG
- a CDS encoding maltokinase N-terminal cap-like domain-containing protein — MSEAVIRTATTSPALLASLDPLLREWLPRQRWFAGKGRPVTGFSLVAATELLPVEGRLGLYHLLVRAHQPMTSGDCYQLLIGVREALPPHLAPALIGHMEEGPLAGRTVYEALYDTRPAEVLLEALRAQARIGGLRFERDPDQEIRSGLVPRMVTAEQSNSSVIYGDTFILKLLRRVVPGVNPDLELPLALAREGCPRVPAPTAWLHAELDGESSVLGVLQPFVQGAADGWELALRELAKGEDFTAEARALGRATAEVHTALARALPSVTLGAAQLQPLVDGMTERLEAAVQAVPSLRPYAPGLHSAFTALADLAAEGRTWTAQRVHGDLHLGQCLRSPAGQWSLIDFEGEPSKPLAERRMPQPPARDVAGMLRSFDYAALSADPPMPGWAHACRAAYCSGYAEVAGADPRTDPVLLRAYETDKAIYEVVYEARHRPDWLPVPMAAIERYATSDLI; from the coding sequence ATGTCGGAAGCCGTCATCCGTACTGCCACGACGAGTCCCGCCCTCCTTGCGTCTCTTGATCCACTGCTGCGGGAGTGGCTGCCACGGCAGCGGTGGTTCGCGGGCAAGGGCCGTCCGGTCACCGGATTCTCGCTGGTCGCGGCGACCGAGCTGCTCCCCGTCGAGGGCAGGCTGGGCCTGTACCACCTGTTGGTGCGGGCCCATCAGCCCATGACCTCGGGCGACTGCTACCAGCTCCTCATAGGCGTGCGCGAGGCGCTGCCACCCCATCTGGCGCCCGCGCTGATCGGTCACATGGAAGAGGGCCCGCTCGCCGGACGCACGGTGTACGAGGCCCTGTACGACACCCGGCCCGCCGAGGTGCTCCTGGAGGCGCTGCGCGCCCAGGCCCGCATCGGCGGGCTGCGCTTCGAACGGGACCCGGACCAGGAGATCCGGTCCGGTCTGGTGCCCCGCATGGTGACCGCCGAGCAGTCGAACTCGTCGGTGATCTACGGAGATACGTTCATTCTCAAGCTGCTCCGCCGGGTCGTGCCCGGCGTCAACCCCGACCTGGAGCTCCCGCTGGCGCTGGCCCGCGAAGGCTGCCCACGGGTACCGGCGCCGACGGCGTGGCTGCACGCCGAGCTCGACGGGGAGTCGTCCGTCCTCGGTGTGCTCCAGCCCTTCGTCCAGGGCGCGGCGGACGGCTGGGAGCTGGCGCTGCGCGAGCTGGCCAAGGGGGAGGACTTCACTGCGGAGGCGCGCGCGCTGGGGCGGGCCACCGCCGAGGTGCACACCGCGCTGGCCCGGGCGCTGCCCTCGGTGACCCTGGGCGCGGCCCAGCTGCAACCGCTGGTCGACGGCATGACCGAGCGCCTGGAGGCGGCCGTGCAGGCGGTGCCCTCGCTGCGCCCGTACGCCCCCGGGCTGCACTCGGCGTTCACCGCGCTGGCCGACCTGGCCGCGGAGGGCCGTACCTGGACCGCGCAGCGCGTGCACGGCGATCTGCATCTGGGCCAGTGTCTGCGCTCGCCCGCCGGGCAGTGGTCGCTGATCGACTTCGAGGGTGAGCCGTCGAAGCCGCTGGCCGAGCGGCGGATGCCACAGCCGCCGGCGCGGGACGTGGCGGGCATGCTCCGCTCCTTCGACTACGCCGCCCTCTCGGCCGATCCCCCGATGCCGGGCTGGGCCCACGCCTGCCGGGCCGCGTACTGCTCCGGGTACGCCGAGGTCGCCGGCGCCGATCCGCGTACCGATCCCGTGCTGCTGCGGGCCTACGAGACGGACAAGGCGATCTACGAGGTCGTCTACGAGGCCCGCCACCGCCCCGACTGGCTGCCGGTGCCGATGGCCGCGATCGAGCGGTACGCCACATCCGATCTGATCTGA